One window of Flavobacterium dauae genomic DNA carries:
- a CDS encoding T9SS type A sorting domain-containing protein — MMKKIYLLLVVLLAVLPAKAQVLWSDDFDSYPAGDLITTPQQGGWLSGSTPSTTASIIVTPETGKGNVIVITSNGVSPLGAISFRQASGSLSSLWDNRTTGNNILKFEYEFYGVDVFNSMSSIFDEGSSHSMINVAIQSNYKQIFGSYLDITSPIILMLKDYNTQPFPYNTWIKVEAFIDYNTNKVYFYLPTLNLQAKSKGSFTQTGKLNYVYFFVNQLNAASVAKFDNIKISALQTLPSYILSNNEFITSTFNVFPNPATNMVTITNNENIVVEQVTIYDISGKVINTQTFNKENEVQLNVEHLASGTYMLHIQTNEGTAVKKLVKK, encoded by the coding sequence ATGATGAAAAAAATATATTTATTACTGGTAGTACTGTTAGCGGTGCTACCTGCAAAAGCACAGGTATTGTGGAGCGACGATTTTGACAGTTACCCCGCAGGAGATTTAATAACCACCCCTCAGCAAGGAGGGTGGCTTTCTGGTAGCACCCCTTCTACAACTGCAAGTATAATAGTTACCCCCGAAACAGGGAAAGGCAATGTGATTGTAATTACATCTAATGGTGTTTCTCCTTTAGGAGCAATTTCTTTTAGACAAGCTTCTGGATCCTTAAGTTCTTTGTGGGACAACCGTACAACAGGTAATAATATTTTAAAATTTGAATATGAATTTTATGGCGTTGATGTGTTTAATTCAATGTCAAGTATTTTTGATGAGGGTTCTTCTCATAGTATGATAAACGTAGCGATTCAATCAAATTATAAACAAATATTTGGTAGTTATTTGGACATCACATCTCCTATAATTCTTATGTTAAAAGATTATAACACCCAACCTTTTCCGTACAATACATGGATAAAAGTAGAAGCTTTTATAGATTACAATACCAACAAAGTGTATTTTTACCTGCCAACGCTTAACCTTCAGGCAAAAAGTAAAGGTTCGTTTACACAAACCGGAAAACTTAACTATGTTTATTTTTTTGTAAACCAGCTCAATGCAGCATCTGTTGCCAAGTTTGATAATATTAAAATATCTGCATTACAAACGTTACCCTCTTATATATTAAGCAATAATGAATTTATAACTTCAACGTTTAATGTATTCCCTAACCCGGCTACCAATATGGTAACCATTACCAATAATGAAAATATAGTTGTAGAACAAGTAACCATTTATGACATAAGTGGTAAAGTCATAAACACACAAACTTTTAATAAAGAAAATGAGGTGCAGTTAAACGTAGAACATTTGGCAAGCGGTACGTATATGCTGCATATACAAACCAATGAGGGTACAGCTGTTAAAAAATTGGTGAAGAAATAG
- the ruvX gene encoding Holliday junction resolvase RuvX yields the protein MAIDYGGKRTGIAVTDEMQIIASGLTTVETKTIFSFLENYFKTEKVSKIIVGEPKRLNNEASSIGAEINKFVEKLAGLYPQIEIIRMDERFTSKIAFQTMIDSGLKKKQRQNKALIDEIAATILLQDYMSSNRF from the coding sequence ATGGCAATTGATTACGGCGGAAAACGTACCGGGATTGCCGTAACTGATGAAATGCAAATCATTGCATCGGGCTTAACAACTGTTGAAACAAAGACTATTTTTTCGTTTCTTGAAAACTATTTTAAAACCGAAAAAGTATCTAAAATCATTGTTGGCGAACCCAAACGGTTAAATAACGAGGCATCGTCAATTGGTGCCGAAATAAATAAGTTCGTTGAGAAATTAGCTGGCTTGTATCCGCAAATAGAAATTATAAGAATGGATGAACGCTTTACCTCTAAAATTGCCTTTCAAACAATGATTGATAGCGGATTGAAGAAAAAGCAAAGACAAAACAAGGCGTTAATTGATGAAATTGCAGCCACCATTTTATTGCAGGATTATATGAGCAGCAATCGGTTTTAA
- a CDS encoding T9SS type A sorting domain-containing protein translates to MKKLYLLLAVFLPILPVTAQILFSEDFDSYPAGDLISDYTSTSPQQGGWFSGGTPPATASIIVTPETGKGNVIVITSNGVSPNGAMSFRQAAGSLSSLWDNRTTGNNILKFEYEFYGVDVFNSMSSIFDEGSFLSMINVAIQSNYKQIFGSYLDITSPIILMLKDYSAQPFPYNTWIKVEAFIDFNTNKVYFYLPTLNLQAKSKGSFTQTGKLNYVYFFVNQLKAASVAKFDNIKISALQTLPSYILSNNEFITATFNVFPNPATNMVTITNNENIVVEQVTIYDISGKVINTQTFNKENEVQLNVEHLASGTYMLHIQTSEGTAVKKLVRN, encoded by the coding sequence ATGAAAAAATTATATTTATTACTGGCAGTATTTTTACCAATACTGCCCGTAACCGCACAGATATTATTCAGCGAAGATTTTGACAGTTACCCCGCAGGAGATTTAATAAGTGATTATACCAGTACCTCCCCTCAACAAGGAGGGTGGTTTTCTGGTGGCACCCCTCCTGCAACTGCGAGTATAATAGTTACTCCCGAAACAGGGAAAGGCAATGTGATTGTAATTACATCTAATGGTGTTTCTCCTAATGGAGCAATGAGTTTTAGACAAGCTGCCGGATCCTTAAGTTCTTTATGGGACAACCGTACAACAGGTAACAATATTTTAAAATTTGAATATGAATTTTATGGCGTTGATGTGTTTAATTCAATGTCAAGTATTTTTGATGAGGGTTCTTTTCTTAGTATGATAAACGTAGCGATTCAATCAAATTATAAACAAATATTTGGTAGTTATTTGGACATCACATCTCCTATAATTCTTATGTTAAAAGATTATAGCGCCCAACCTTTTCCGTACAATACATGGATAAAAGTAGAAGCTTTTATAGATTTCAATACCAACAAAGTGTATTTTTACCTGCCAACGCTTAACCTTCAGGCAAAAAGTAAAGGTTCGTTTACACAAACCGGAAAACTTAACTATGTTTATTTTTTTGTAAACCAGCTCAAAGCAGCATCTGTTGCCAAGTTTGATAATATTAAAATATCTGCATTGCAAACGTTACCCTCTTATATATTAAGCAATAATGAATTTATAACTGCAACGTTTAATGTGTTTCCTAACCCGGCTACCAATATGGTAACCATTACTAACAATGAAAATATAGTTGTAGAACAAGTAACCATTTATGACATAAGTGGTAAAGTCATAAACACACAAACTTTTAATAAAGAAAATGAGGTGCAGTTAAACGTAGAACATTTAGCAAGCGGTACGTATATGCTGCATATACAAACTAGTGAGGGTACAGCTGTTAAAAAGCTGGTTAGGAACTAG
- a CDS encoding AIR synthase related protein, translating to MSSDNSTNRYAQRGVSAQKEDVHNAIKNIDKGLFPKAFCKIVPDYLTNDEDYCLIMHADGAGTKSSLAYLYWKETGDLSVWKGIAQDALIMNIDDLLCVGATDNIMLSSTIGRNKNLVPGEVISAIINGTEELIDELKKFGVTIHSTGGETADVGDVVRTIIVDSTVTARMKRSDVIDNANIKPGDVIVGLESFGQATYENEYNGGMGSNGLTSARHDVFAHYLAENYPESFDPSVPKDLIYSGAKKLTDEVEGSPINAGKLVLSATRTYAPIIKAVLSKFNANDVHGMVHCSGGAQTKILHFVDKVHVIKDNLFNVPPLFKLIQEQSQTGWKEMYQVFNCGHRMELYVNPEIAEEIIAISKSFNVNAQIVGRVEASNSKKLTINSVYGTFEYE from the coding sequence ATGAGTTCAGATAATAGTACCAATCGTTATGCACAACGCGGGGTATCTGCCCAAAAAGAAGATGTACATAATGCTATTAAAAATATCGATAAAGGATTATTTCCTAAAGCTTTCTGCAAAATTGTTCCCGATTATTTAACCAATGATGAAGATTATTGTTTAATTATGCACGCCGATGGTGCCGGAACAAAATCGTCTTTAGCGTATTTGTATTGGAAAGAAACCGGCGATCTATCTGTTTGGAAAGGCATTGCACAAGATGCCTTAATTATGAATATCGACGATTTGTTGTGTGTTGGTGCTACAGATAACATTATGCTTTCGTCAACGATTGGCAGAAACAAGAATCTGGTTCCCGGCGAAGTAATCTCTGCAATTATTAACGGAACAGAAGAATTGATTGATGAATTAAAAAAATTCGGAGTTACCATTCACTCTACGGGTGGCGAAACTGCCGATGTAGGCGATGTTGTTCGAACAATTATTGTAGATTCTACCGTTACAGCTCGTATGAAACGCAGCGATGTTATTGACAATGCCAATATTAAACCGGGCGATGTTATTGTTGGTTTGGAATCTTTCGGTCAGGCAACTTACGAAAATGAGTACAACGGCGGAATGGGTAGCAACGGTTTAACATCTGCTCGTCACGATGTTTTTGCACATTATCTGGCAGAAAACTATCCTGAAAGTTTTGATCCGTCGGTTCCAAAAGATTTGATTTATTCTGGTGCTAAAAAGTTGACCGATGAAGTAGAAGGATCGCCAATAAACGCTGGTAAATTAGTGCTTTCTGCAACAAGAACCTACGCACCAATCATCAAAGCTGTTTTATCAAAATTTAACGCAAATGATGTGCACGGAATGGTACACTGTTCGGGTGGTGCACAAACAAAAATTTTGCATTTTGTAGATAAAGTCCACGTAATTAAAGACAATTTATTCAATGTTCCACCGTTATTCAAATTGATTCAAGAACAATCGCAAACCGGTTGGAAAGAAATGTATCAGGTGTTTAACTGCGGTCATAGAATGGAATTGTACGTTAACCCTGAAATTGCCGAAGAAATTATTGCTATTTCAAAATCGTTCAACGTAAATGCACAAATTGTTGGAAGGGTAGAAGCTTCTAACAGCAAAAAATTAACAATTAATTCAGTTTACGGAACTTTTGAATACGAATAA
- a CDS encoding DUF748 domain-containing protein, with protein sequence MKVTKPIKILGIIAVGALLLAVIANVAINLIITNQLPKIIESKNDTAYDLVYKDINFSIFSNSLSVEQAELKPKKNVSIKKDIDFFGKVDRISVTGVNFYELIKNKNLKAFTISVIGADLTVLKPAVRDTLPSESKLSSIIDIDKISVQNTHLKMMNATNDSLFHEIYNFNAEIDGVHMGKYTSKKDIPFTYTDYKFKIDSVYSVLNDLQIAKTGAIAIDKENVSIDRFRMLPYKSSKEFKNNQTETNTRLIVEVPKLALKNTDWGYENASLFVNIGSISIDSINVRILDQKNKTVVQQAKKDAEKVVQPLIPFKLDIEELDIKKSSFNSLDILEVNNVNINIKKISNRINEQLSIAEFQLNNPTFIHIPKDKSRKKKNHSSTLNDLILIDKVLVNKAQYFLKDPSGKHNKLTVNDFNLTLSDIRVDDKTVIEKIPFTYKNPQLSTGNIRFDSGKTYVISSAGMVLNESNATIKDFKMTPKISRKQHAASLKYAQDYYNLEANTIQFNNYQWGFDKQEEFYIKFKEVVLNVMDAKIYRDISVPLNPKENHLYSYRLRHVKFPFEVETLKVKNSRLTYEEDSASSTNPGKLTFSNFNLTASNLYSGYKRSSGPETQIFVRTKFMDQGDLEASWQFNIMDRSEKFNINGNLKNFPAPAMNPFLKPYLNVKADGKIDQMSFNFSGNNDRATGNYAMNFENLKMTLFNKENKERKFLTNAANMVVRTDTDGFKKAEIKTVERTKQKSFFNFLWLCIMQGLKQTVI encoded by the coding sequence ATGAAAGTCACTAAACCAATAAAAATTCTTGGCATCATTGCTGTGGGTGCATTACTGCTGGCTGTCATTGCAAATGTCGCTATTAATCTGATCATTACTAATCAACTGCCAAAAATCATTGAATCTAAAAATGATACTGCTTACGATTTGGTGTATAAAGACATTAACTTTTCTATTTTTAGCAACAGTTTGTCGGTTGAACAGGCGGAGTTAAAACCTAAGAAAAATGTCAGTATTAAAAAAGATATTGATTTTTTTGGTAAAGTGGACCGCATTAGTGTAACCGGAGTAAATTTTTACGAGCTTATTAAAAATAAAAACCTGAAGGCTTTTACTATTTCGGTTATCGGTGCCGATTTAACGGTGCTGAAACCGGCGGTTCGCGACACACTTCCAAGTGAATCAAAACTGTCATCGATTATTGATATTGATAAAATCAGCGTGCAGAATACCCATTTAAAAATGATGAATGCCACAAACGATTCTCTTTTCCACGAAATCTATAATTTTAATGCGGAAATAGATGGAGTCCACATGGGAAAATACACCTCCAAAAAAGATATTCCGTTTACCTATACTGATTATAAATTTAAAATTGATTCTGTTTACAGCGTACTCAACGATTTGCAGATCGCCAAAACCGGCGCCATTGCTATTGATAAAGAAAATGTTTCGATTGATCGTTTTAGAATGTTGCCCTACAAATCTTCAAAAGAATTCAAAAATAATCAAACTGAAACAAATACCAGATTGATAGTTGAAGTGCCTAAACTTGCCTTAAAAAATACCGATTGGGGTTATGAAAATGCCAGTTTATTTGTGAACATTGGCAGTATTTCTATTGATTCCATTAACGTTAGGATTTTAGATCAGAAAAATAAGACAGTTGTTCAACAAGCAAAAAAAGATGCTGAAAAAGTGGTGCAGCCACTTATTCCGTTTAAATTGGATATTGAAGAATTAGACATCAAAAAATCATCGTTTAATTCATTGGATATTTTAGAGGTGAATAATGTGAATATCAACATAAAAAAGATTTCAAACCGCATCAATGAGCAATTGTCCATCGCTGAATTTCAGCTAAATAATCCCACATTTATCCATATTCCAAAAGATAAATCCCGTAAGAAAAAAAATCATTCAAGTACGCTAAACGACCTTATTTTAATAGATAAAGTATTGGTTAACAAGGCGCAATATTTTTTAAAAGATCCATCGGGCAAACACAATAAATTAACGGTAAACGACTTTAATTTAACTTTAAGCGATATTCGTGTAGATGATAAAACGGTAATAGAGAAAATTCCTTTTACTTATAAAAATCCACAACTTTCAACAGGTAACATCCGTTTTGATTCGGGGAAAACGTATGTTATTTCATCAGCAGGAATGGTTTTAAACGAAAGTAACGCAACGATTAAAGATTTTAAAATGACACCCAAAATTTCGCGTAAACAACACGCTGCAAGCTTAAAGTATGCCCAGGATTATTACAATCTAGAAGCTAATACCATTCAATTCAATAATTATCAATGGGGATTTGATAAGCAGGAAGAATTCTACATAAAATTTAAAGAAGTGGTTTTAAATGTTATGGATGCAAAAATTTACCGTGACATATCAGTTCCGCTTAATCCAAAAGAGAATCATTTGTATAGCTATCGTTTGCGTCATGTAAAATTTCCGTTTGAAGTAGAAACATTAAAAGTAAAAAATTCCAGATTAACTTACGAAGAGGATTCTGCCTCGAGTACTAATCCTGGTAAACTAACGTTTTCAAATTTCAATTTAACGGCATCAAATCTTTACAGCGGTTACAAACGATCATCCGGACCAGAAACCCAGATTTTTGTCCGCACAAAATTTATGGATCAGGGCGATTTAGAAGCAAGTTGGCAGTTTAATATTATGGATCGATCTGAAAAATTCAATATTAACGGCAATTTAAAAAACTTTCCGGCCCCGGCAATGAATCCTTTTTTAAAACCGTATCTCAATGTAAAAGCAGACGGAAAAATTGATCAGATGTCGTTTAATTTTAGTGGAAACAACGACCGTGCAACAGGTAACTACGCAATGAATTTTGAAAACCTGAAAATGACGTTGTTCAACAAAGAAAATAAAGAAAGAAAGTTTTTAACTAACGCTGCCAATATGGTGGTACGAACAGATACCGATGGCTTTAAAAAAGCAGAAATAAAGACGGTAGAACGCACCAAGCAAAAATCGTTTTTTAATTTTTTATGGTTGTGCATTATGCAAGGGTTAAAACAAACGGTTATTTAA
- a CDS encoding aminotransferase class I/II-fold pyridoxal phosphate-dependent enzyme, translating to MMFKPADKIQDLQFFGEFGGVNPSISDSSTYTFLSAKSMFDTFEGNTDGCYLYSRHSSPSNLYLSAALAQMENTEAANVTASGMGAITAVLMQLCKKGDHIITSRTIYGGTYAFLKNFLPEFGVDVDFVDITDLNKIQALIKPNTKVIYLETVSNPLLEVADIPAISKIGKTNNIKVVVDNTFSPLSVTPANLGADVVILSLTKYINGSSDTVGGVICGSSDFINDLKNVNNGACMLFGSTMDSMRSASILKNMRTLHLRMKQHSANALYLAKAFNKIGIKTVYPGLESHPSHEIFKSMYNSEYGFGGMLTIDVGSLEKANAVMELMQERNIGYLAVSLGFYKTLFSAPGTSTSSEIPADEQQEMGLSDGLIRFSIGLDNDIERTFELMKSCLKDLNVI from the coding sequence ATAATGTTTAAACCGGCAGATAAAATTCAGGATTTACAATTTTTCGGAGAATTTGGAGGGGTGAATCCTTCTATTTCAGATTCATCAACTTACACCTTTCTTTCAGCAAAAAGTATGTTTGATACTTTTGAAGGTAACACCGATGGATGCTATTTATACAGTCGTCACAGTTCGCCTTCAAATCTATATTTAAGTGCAGCATTGGCACAAATGGAAAATACCGAAGCAGCCAATGTTACCGCATCGGGTATGGGAGCCATAACCGCAGTTTTAATGCAATTGTGTAAAAAAGGCGACCATATCATTACAAGCCGCACTATTTATGGGGGAACTTATGCGTTTTTAAAGAATTTTTTACCCGAATTTGGAGTAGATGTCGATTTTGTTGATATAACAGATCTTAATAAAATACAAGCACTTATAAAACCAAACACAAAAGTTATTTATCTGGAAACAGTAAGTAATCCGTTGTTAGAGGTGGCGGATATTCCGGCTATTTCTAAAATTGGTAAAACAAACAATATAAAAGTGGTGGTAGATAATACTTTTTCGCCTTTAAGCGTTACGCCGGCAAATTTGGGTGCCGATGTGGTAATTCTTAGTTTAACGAAATACATTAACGGAAGCAGTGATACCGTAGGTGGTGTAATTTGCGGAAGTTCAGATTTTATTAACGATTTAAAAAATGTAAATAACGGTGCCTGTATGCTTTTTGGATCAACCATGGACAGTATGCGTTCGGCAAGTATCCTTAAAAATATGCGTACATTGCATTTGCGTATGAAACAGCACAGTGCCAACGCACTTTATTTGGCAAAAGCTTTTAATAAAATAGGTATTAAAACGGTGTATCCGGGATTGGAATCGCATCCATCACACGAAATTTTTAAATCAATGTACAACAGCGAATATGGTTTTGGAGGAATGTTAACGATCGATGTAGGTTCGCTGGAAAAAGCCAATGCGGTAATGGAGCTGATGCAAGAACGCAACATTGGTTATTTGGCGGTAAGTTTAGGGTTTTACAAAACATTGTTTAGTGCACCAGGAACTTCAACTTCTTCCGAAATCCCTGCCGATGAACAACAAGAAATGGGATTAAGTGATGGTTTAATTCGCTTTTCAATAGGACTAGATAACGATATTGAACGTACTTTTGAACTAATGAAAAGTTGTTTAAAAGATTTAAATGTGATTTAA
- a CDS encoding membrane lipoprotein lipid attachment site-containing protein: MKKILFLLGGVIFLTACNEDVIQNTDLESVNDSSSTVKPFTDEGGCQTPWDFGPAPGNQVEYVFTNQTGDLGSPSLLTLRATPYVGLAYYDGDNTDGWYTPPTGPIPLTTGMYPHLYAGNNEIGNFIPAAPIIVDGTGIPSYYSSVRLQIQGVNSHCPVTPTVLSSATQNPAAVYFNLPGAGTPVTPQEIQLLEQYGKVFFYYCEAIDPATNAVV; the protein is encoded by the coding sequence ATGAAGAAAATTTTATTTTTATTAGGAGGAGTAATCTTCCTTACCGCTTGTAATGAAGATGTTATCCAAAACACAGATTTAGAATCAGTAAACGATTCCTCATCAACTGTTAAACCTTTTACAGATGAAGGTGGCTGCCAAACACCCTGGGATTTTGGTCCCGCTCCCGGCAACCAAGTAGAATATGTCTTTACAAACCAGACCGGCGATTTGGGTTCGCCCAGCCTGTTAACCCTGCGGGCAACACCTTATGTGGGGCTGGCGTATTATGATGGAGATAATACAGATGGTTGGTACACCCCACCAACAGGTCCTATTCCCTTAACAACAGGTATGTATCCTCATTTATATGCCGGTAACAATGAAATTGGCAATTTCATACCTGCCGCACCCATAATAGTAGATGGTACCGGTATACCATCGTATTACAGTTCTGTAAGGCTGCAGATACAAGGTGTCAATAGTCATTGCCCTGTTACACCTACCGTACTATCCAGTGCAACTCAAAACCCGGCAGCGGTTTATTTTAACCTTCCGGGCGCAGGTACACCGGTAACCCCGCAGGAAATACAGTTGTTGGAACAGTACGGCAAAGTATTTTTTTATTACTGTGAAGCCATAGACCCGGCAACCAATGCCGTGGTGTAG
- a CDS encoding SDR family NAD(P)-dependent oxidoreductase — protein sequence MKTIVITGASSGIGYATAKALAKNNRLILCGRRLEKLQQLQNELKETPCLLLTFDVAKKEDVFKAFDLIPTEWQNIDVLINNAGNAHGLASFQDADLTDLDAMIDINVKGLIYVTKACLPFIKNSDNAHIVNLSSIAGKQAYTNGTTYCASKWAVEALTKGMRLDFLPLGIKVTSIAPGAVETEFSLVRFKGDTEKANNVYRGFEPLQAEDIAESIAFVINQPKHVQLADITILPKTQADATTILRNNS from the coding sequence ATGAAAACAATTGTAATTACCGGTGCAAGTTCAGGAATTGGGTATGCAACCGCAAAAGCTTTAGCTAAAAATAACCGACTTATTTTATGTGGCAGAAGGTTAGAAAAACTTCAGCAATTACAAAACGAATTGAAAGAAACCCCTTGTTTATTGTTAACGTTTGATGTAGCAAAAAAAGAAGATGTTTTTAAAGCATTTGATTTAATCCCAACCGAATGGCAAAATATAGATGTTTTAATTAACAATGCTGGAAATGCTCACGGATTAGCAAGTTTTCAAGACGCCGATTTAACTGATTTAGATGCAATGATTGATATTAACGTAAAAGGATTAATTTACGTTACCAAAGCGTGTTTGCCTTTTATTAAAAATTCCGATAATGCACATATTGTAAATTTATCTTCTATTGCCGGTAAGCAAGCATATACCAACGGAACAACTTATTGTGCGTCAAAATGGGCGGTAGAAGCACTTACAAAAGGTATGCGTTTAGATTTTTTACCGTTAGGTATTAAAGTAACATCAATTGCACCGGGAGCTGTAGAAACCGAGTTTTCTTTGGTTCGATTTAAAGGTGATACAGAAAAAGCCAATAATGTTTACAGAGGTTTTGAACCATTACAAGCAGAAGATATTGCCGAAAGCATTGCTTTTGTAATCAATCAGCCTAAACACGTGCAATTGGCAGACATTACTATTTTGCCTAAAACACAAGCCGATGCCACAACCATTTTGCGGAATAATTCTTAA
- the mqo gene encoding malate dehydrogenase (quinone), with translation MSTNKNTESDVVLIGAGIMSATLGLLLKELNPKATIQILERLSSAAEESSDAMNNAGTGHSAFCELNYTPEKNGIIDTTKALNICEQFEESRQFWSYLVNKNIIQSPKSFVNTVPHMSFVWGDNNVDFLKKRHEALKKHPLFEAMEFSEDREVIKKWAPLIMEGRDYKEKIAATHMNLGTDVNFGELTRQMIKHQVSQNGVTVSFNTEVYNLKRTQDNRWTIFIKDLKTGKKRTITTKFVFIGAGGASILLLEKSGIPEGKSYGGFPVSGQWLVCEDEKLAEQHFAKVYGLASVGAPPMSVPHLDTRYVNGKRSLLFGPYAGFSTKFLKTGSYWDLFKSISTGNIGTMIGAGLDNMDLTKYLISEVMASENKKVEALKSYFPNAKKENWRLEIAGQRVQTMKRNKDGKPELAFGTEVVNAADGSLAVLLGASPGASTTVNIMLKLIEKCFPNEYKSPEWQAKFKEMIPSFGLKLNDHPELLKELRAETSKTLELKY, from the coding sequence ATGTCAACAAACAAAAATACAGAAAGCGATGTAGTATTAATTGGCGCTGGAATTATGAGTGCTACACTTGGATTGTTGTTAAAAGAACTGAATCCAAAGGCAACCATTCAAATTTTAGAGCGACTAAGCAGTGCTGCCGAAGAAAGTTCAGATGCAATGAACAATGCCGGAACAGGGCATTCCGCTTTTTGTGAATTAAATTATACCCCGGAAAAAAACGGAATAATCGATACCACCAAAGCATTGAATATTTGCGAACAGTTTGAAGAATCAAGACAGTTTTGGTCGTATTTGGTAAACAAAAACATCATCCAGTCTCCAAAATCATTTGTGAATACTGTACCACATATGAGTTTTGTTTGGGGCGATAATAACGTTGATTTCCTTAAAAAAAGACACGAAGCTTTAAAAAAACATCCGTTGTTTGAGGCTATGGAATTTAGCGAAGATCGTGAAGTAATTAAAAAATGGGCACCTTTGATTATGGAAGGCCGCGATTATAAAGAAAAAATTGCCGCAACACATATGAATTTGGGTACCGATGTTAATTTTGGGGAATTGACCCGACAAATGATTAAACATCAGGTAAGCCAAAACGGTGTAACGGTTTCTTTTAATACCGAAGTTTACAATTTAAAACGCACACAAGACAACCGTTGGACAATCTTTATCAAAGATTTAAAAACAGGCAAAAAACGTACCATTACTACCAAATTTGTATTTATTGGTGCAGGCGGAGCATCTATTTTATTGTTAGAAAAATCGGGCATTCCTGAAGGGAAATCTTATGGAGGATTTCCGGTATCAGGACAATGGCTGGTTTGTGAAGATGAAAAACTTGCCGAACAACATTTTGCAAAAGTTTACGGATTGGCTTCTGTTGGTGCACCGCCAATGTCGGTTCCGCATTTAGATACACGTTATGTAAATGGTAAAAGATCGTTGTTATTTGGACCTTATGCTGGGTTTTCGACCAAATTCTTGAAAACAGGATCTTATTGGGACTTGTTTAAATCAATATCTACCGGAAACATTGGAACAATGATTGGTGCCGGATTGGATAATATGGATTTAACCAAATATCTGATTTCTGAAGTAATGGCATCAGAAAACAAAAAAGTTGAAGCTTTAAAAAGTTACTTCCCCAATGCTAAAAAGGAAAATTGGCGACTGGAAATTGCAGGACAACGTGTGCAAACAATGAAACGCAACAAAGATGGTAAACCCGAATTAGCTTTTGGAACAGAGGTTGTTAATGCTGCCGATGGTAGTTTAGCGGTTTTATTAGGTGCTTCACCAGGTGCTTCTACAACAGTAAACATTATGTTGAAGTTGATTGAAAAATGTTTCCCTAATGAATATAAATCGCCAGAATGGCAGGCAAAATTTAAAGAAATGATTCCTTCGTTTGGATTAAAATTAAACGATCATCCGGAATTATTAAAAGAATTAAGAGCAGAAACTTCTAAAACATTAGAATTAAAATATTAA